In Zingiber officinale cultivar Zhangliang chromosome 8B, Zo_v1.1, whole genome shotgun sequence, a single genomic region encodes these proteins:
- the LOC122013992 gene encoding calcium-dependent protein kinase 5-like, which produces MLCSKPSERLIAHQVLCHPWICDHGVAPDRALDPAVLSRLKQFSAMNKLKKMALRVIAESLSEEEIAGLREMFKVMDTDNSGSITFDELKAGFNRYGSILKDTEIRDLMEAADVDNSGTIDYGEFIAATVHLNKLEREEHLAAAFSYFDKDESGYITVDELQQACKEHNMTDAFLEDIIKEVDQDNDGRIDYGEFVAMMQKGTMGLGLGRRTMRNSLNISMRN; this is translated from the exons ATGCTATGTTCTAAACCTTCAGAACGCTTGATAGCCCATCAAGTACTAT GTCATCCTTGGATATGTGATCATGGAGTTGCTCCTGATCGAGCACTTGATCCGGCAGTTCTTTCTCGCCTCAAACAATTCTCTGCAATGAATAAGTTAAAGAAGATGGCTTTGCGA GTTATAGCGGAAAGCCTTTCGGAGGAAGAGATTGccggattaagagaaatgttcaAGGTAATGGACACAGACAACAGTGGGTCAATTACCTTTGATGAGCTTAAAGCAGGTTTCAATAGATATGGTTCGATTTTAAAGGATACAGAGATTCGTGATCTTATGGAAGCA GCAGATGTGGACAACAGCGGAACCATCGACTATGGTGAATTCATTGCTGCGACAGTACATCTTAACAAGCTAGAGCGCGAGGAACACTTGGCGGCGGCTTTTTCATACTTCGACAAGGATGAAAGTGGTTATATCACAGTTGACGAGCTTCAGCAAGCTTGCAAAGAGCATAATATGACTGATGCTTTTCTCGAAGACATCATTAAAGAAGTGGATCAGGATAAT GATGGTCGCATTGATTACGGTGAGTTTGTTGCTATGATGCAAAAGGGTACCATGGGATTGGGACTCGGTCGGCGGACAATGAGGAATAGTTTAAACATAAGCATGAGGAAT